The Syntrophales bacterium genome includes a window with the following:
- a CDS encoding AAA family ATPase, whose protein sequence is MTEFDISGAIPEAEKNFFLPEYEITNLERIEKLSQKHPVNVLVAGKQGCGKSTLVRQFAARNKRPFATFQVGILSEPGQLFGEYKLKDGETYYQKFLFPEAIQTPGCVIHLEEINRPEHPKALNMLFSVLAEDRRVWTDELGLIKVAPEAVFFATLNEGEEFIGTEMLDAALRDRFYTIVLNYLPAEVETKVLELKCDISSADALTIVNIANQLRGNAQEPIVVSTRHTLMIAEMVAIGATVNEAFINSLQVSKDVLESILLSLHIRLGLKERENGYRYRMY, encoded by the coding sequence ATGACAGAATTTGATATTTCAGGCGCGATTCCGGAGGCGGAGAAAAACTTCTTTCTGCCGGAGTATGAAATTACGAACTTAGAAAGGATAGAGAAGCTGTCCCAAAAACATCCGGTGAATGTACTTGTCGCGGGGAAACAGGGCTGTGGCAAATCCACACTGGTAAGACAATTCGCGGCACGGAATAAAAGACCGTTTGCCACGTTCCAGGTAGGTATCCTCTCCGAGCCGGGACAGTTGTTCGGTGAGTACAAACTAAAGGATGGGGAAACCTATTATCAGAAATTTCTCTTTCCTGAAGCTATCCAGACCCCCGGCTGCGTGATTCATCTGGAGGAGATTAACCGTCCCGAACATCCCAAGGCACTGAACATGTTGTTTTCCGTCCTGGCAGAGGATCGCAGGGTATGGACCGATGAACTCGGTTTAATAAAGGTGGCTCCTGAGGCGGTTTTTTTTGCCACCCTGAACGAAGGGGAGGAGTTTATCGGGACAGAGATGCTCGATGCGGCTTTACGGGACCGTTTTTATACGATTGTTCTGAATTACCTCCCTGCTGAGGTGGAAACAAAGGTCCTTGAGCTCAAATGCGATATCAGCAGCGCCGACGCCTTGACGATAGTCAACATTGCCAACCAGTTGCGGGGAAATGCACAGGAACCGATAGTGGTTTCGACACGTCATACGCTTATGATTGCCGAAATGGTGGCTATCGGGGCTACAGTCAATGAAGCATTTATAAACAGTCTGCAGGTGAGTAAGGATGTG